From one Prochlorococcus marinus str. MIT 0912 genomic stretch:
- the psb29 gene encoding photosystem II biogenesis protein Psp29, which produces MSVRATISDSKSEFHKEFPYVIPAIYRKLADELLVELHLLSHQKNFKKDSIFAIGLKEIFSKFTSGYKPSEHITKLFDAICNCNGFNPIEINSSSKQLVNKAKSFTKEELNEFLSEVNNETKENGYYSRINAIGIYKLVSELPSLKDGKDEEINKEINNISELLGYQYSRVEKDISMYKSNIEKMKQALEIISLNLTSNKN; this is translated from the coding sequence TTGAGCGTTAGAGCAACAATTTCAGACAGCAAATCTGAATTCCATAAGGAATTTCCTTATGTAATCCCTGCAATTTATAGAAAGCTTGCTGATGAGCTTCTAGTTGAACTTCACTTATTAAGTCATCAGAAAAACTTTAAAAAAGACTCAATTTTTGCTATTGGATTAAAAGAAATATTTAGTAAATTTACTAGCGGATATAAACCTAGTGAACATATTACTAAACTTTTCGATGCAATATGCAATTGCAATGGTTTTAATCCAATTGAGATAAATAGCTCTTCAAAACAATTAGTTAATAAGGCAAAATCATTTACGAAAGAAGAACTAAATGAATTTCTATCAGAAGTAAATAATGAAACAAAAGAAAATGGCTATTATAGTCGTATCAATGCTATCGGCATATATAAATTAGTCAGCGAATTACCATCATTAAAAGATGGAAAAGATGAAGAAATCAATAAAGAAATAAATAATATTTCAGAATTACTTGGCTACCAATATTCAAGGGTTGAAAAAGATATCAGTATGTATAAGTCAAATATTGAGAAAATGAAACAAGCCTTAGAAATTATCTCCTTAAATTTAACATCCAACAAAAATTAG
- a CDS encoding ABC transporter permease, translating into MKRKLPLTETSGMALKNLKSNKFRSLLTMLGIVIGNASVITLVGVGRGAQNLAENQLSNLGANVLFVVPGNNDTRRRGVAFPKNLVLKDAKAIEEQVPTVKRVAPQISSNEVIQTGSKSTSSSISGVTSDFLIVRSFEIAKGRFINEQDTKGAKNVVVIGPDLEEKLFNERQGLGERIRIKDQSFEIVGVMKPKGAVFGSNQDENAYIPLSTMVSRITGKDPTYGISLSFISVEAINEKSTKAAKFQITNLLRQRHKIIRDDDFAVRSQKDALQIVSTITGGLTLMLAAIGGISLLVGGIGIMNIMLVSVSERTEEIGLRKALGARRLDISTQFLIESLILSTLGGIAGTGLGLTTVKIVALLTPLPAAIGYGTVLITVMISGTIGLTFGVLPAKRAAKLDPITALRSL; encoded by the coding sequence ATGAAAAGAAAACTCCCGCTTACTGAAACATCGGGAATGGCATTAAAAAATCTTAAATCTAATAAGTTTAGAAGCCTATTAACCATGCTTGGAATAGTCATTGGTAATGCTTCTGTCATAACACTTGTAGGTGTGGGGAGAGGAGCCCAAAATCTGGCGGAAAATCAGTTAAGTAATCTAGGAGCAAATGTTTTATTTGTTGTTCCTGGAAATAATGACACAAGAAGAAGAGGAGTAGCTTTTCCAAAAAATCTAGTTCTTAAAGATGCAAAAGCGATAGAAGAACAAGTTCCTACGGTTAAGAGAGTTGCCCCACAAATTTCATCAAATGAAGTCATACAAACTGGTTCTAAAAGTACAAGTAGCTCTATATCAGGAGTTACAAGCGATTTCTTAATTGTAAGAAGCTTTGAAATTGCTAAAGGTCGTTTCATCAATGAACAAGATACGAAAGGAGCCAAAAACGTTGTAGTTATTGGACCTGATCTTGAAGAGAAGCTATTCAATGAAAGACAAGGTTTGGGAGAGAGGATAAGAATAAAAGACCAGTCTTTTGAAATTGTGGGGGTAATGAAGCCCAAAGGTGCTGTATTTGGTAGCAACCAAGATGAGAATGCATACATTCCTTTATCCACTATGGTCAGTAGAATTACTGGTAAAGATCCAACATATGGAATAAGTCTTAGTTTTATAAGTGTTGAAGCTATAAATGAAAAATCAACAAAAGCTGCAAAATTCCAAATAACAAACTTATTGAGACAAAGACATAAAATAATTAGAGATGATGACTTTGCCGTTAGATCTCAAAAGGATGCTTTGCAAATAGTTTCAACGATTACGGGAGGTTTAACATTGATGCTGGCTGCAATAGGGGGTATATCATTGTTAGTTGGTGGAATAGGGATTATGAATATTATGTTAGTATCTGTAAGCGAAAGAACAGAAGAAATAGGGCTTAGGAAAGCACTTGGAGCAAGAAGACTTGATATTTCGACTCAATTTTTAATCGAATCATTAATACTTTCTACACTTGGTGGTATCGCTGGAACTGGCTTAGGACTTACAACTGTAAAGATTGTTGCATTATTAACACCATTACCTGCTGCTATTGGTTATGGAACTGTATTAATTACAGTAATGATTTCGGGTACAATAGGTTTAACATTTGGAGTATTACCAGCAAAAAGAGCCGCCAAATTAGATCCTATTACTGCACTAAGAAGTTTATAA
- the clpP gene encoding ATP-dependent Clp endopeptidase proteolytic subunit ClpP: MIPIVIEESGRGERAFDIYSRLLRERIVFLGEPVTSESANRIVAQLLFLEADDPDKDIFLYINSPGGSVYDGLGIFDTMQHVKPDIHTVCVGLAASMGAFLLCAGAKGKRSSLLHSRIMIHQPLGGARGQASDIRIQADEILFIKDKLNRELSERTGQDIERIREDTDRDFYMSPAEAIEYGIIDNVFNKRQINSI; encoded by the coding sequence ATGATTCCAATAGTTATTGAAGAATCTGGAAGAGGGGAGAGAGCCTTTGATATTTATTCAAGGCTTTTAAGAGAAAGAATAGTTTTTTTGGGTGAACCAGTTACAAGTGAATCTGCTAATAGAATTGTTGCTCAACTCCTTTTTCTAGAGGCTGATGATCCAGACAAAGATATTTTTCTCTATATCAATTCTCCAGGTGGTTCTGTTTATGACGGGCTTGGTATTTTTGACACAATGCAGCATGTAAAGCCTGATATTCATACAGTTTGTGTTGGCCTTGCTGCAAGTATGGGTGCCTTTCTTCTATGTGCTGGTGCAAAAGGAAAGAGAAGCAGCTTGCTTCATTCAAGAATCATGATTCATCAGCCACTTGGAGGTGCAAGAGGACAAGCTAGTGATATAAGGATCCAGGCTGATGAAATATTGTTTATAAAAGATAAATTAAATAGAGAATTATCTGAAAGGACTGGCCAAGATATTGAAAGGATTAGAGAGGATACAGATAGAGATTTTTATATGTCACCAGCAGAAGCTATTGAATATGGCATTATTGATAATGTGTTTAACAAGCGACAAATAAATTCAATCTAA
- the dxs gene encoding 1-deoxy-D-xylulose-5-phosphate synthase, whose product MRLSQLSHPNELHGLAISELEDVACQIRERHLQVVSTSGGHLGPGLGVVELTIALYQTLDLDVDKVIWDVGHQAYPHKLLTGRYNQFDSLRQQKGVAGYLKRSESKFDHFGAGHASTSISAALGMAIARDRKGEDYKCVAVIGDGALTGGMALEAINHAGHLPKTPLLVVLNDNDMSISPPVGALSTYLNRMRHSPPVQFISDSVQESVRNLPFMGDAIQEEFKSLTGSVRRLAVPSVGAVFEELGFTYMGPVDGHDISELTRTFNAAHKVGGPVMVHVATTKGKGYPYAEADQVGYHAQSSFDLTTGKSIPSKTPKPPSFSKVFGQTLVKLCEQDSKIVGITAAMAEGTALNLLQKAIPDQYVDVGIAEQHAVTLAGGMACEGIKPVVAIYSTFLQRAYDQLIHDIGIQNLPVTFVLDRAGIVGADGPTHQGQYDISYLRCVPNFTVMAPKDESELQQMLVTCINHNGPSALRIPRGSGEGAALMEEGWDSLEIGKAEIIEEGDNLLIIGYGSMVCPAIKTAAILKESGVNSTVINARFIRPLDEESIHNAAKRIGKVVTMEEGTLLGGFGSAVIESFNDNDIFVPTLRIGIPDKLVDHATPQQSKESLGLTPEMMADQIKNKFNFN is encoded by the coding sequence ATGCGTCTGAGCCAGTTAAGTCATCCGAATGAGCTTCATGGCTTAGCCATTAGTGAATTGGAAGATGTTGCTTGCCAAATTAGAGAAAGGCATCTTCAAGTAGTTTCTACTAGTGGTGGGCACTTAGGTCCAGGTCTTGGTGTTGTTGAGTTAACAATTGCTCTCTATCAGACTTTGGATTTAGATGTTGATAAAGTTATTTGGGATGTTGGGCATCAAGCTTATCCACACAAGTTGCTAACTGGTAGATACAACCAATTTGATTCACTTAGACAGCAAAAAGGCGTTGCTGGTTACCTAAAAAGATCAGAAAGTAAATTTGATCATTTTGGAGCTGGTCATGCGAGTACTTCAATTTCTGCTGCTCTAGGTATGGCTATCGCTAGAGACCGAAAAGGGGAGGATTATAAATGTGTTGCAGTAATTGGAGATGGTGCACTAACTGGTGGAATGGCTTTAGAGGCTATTAATCATGCAGGACATCTTCCAAAAACTCCTCTTTTGGTTGTTTTAAATGATAATGATATGTCGATTTCACCTCCTGTTGGAGCATTATCGACTTATTTAAATCGAATGCGTCATAGCCCCCCTGTTCAATTCATATCTGACAGTGTTCAAGAAAGTGTTAGAAATCTCCCTTTCATGGGAGATGCTATTCAAGAGGAATTTAAATCTCTCACTGGTAGCGTTAGACGTTTAGCTGTTCCTAGTGTTGGTGCTGTTTTTGAGGAATTGGGTTTTACTTATATGGGGCCTGTAGATGGTCATGATATTTCTGAATTGACTAGGACATTTAATGCTGCGCATAAGGTTGGTGGACCTGTAATGGTTCATGTTGCTACTACTAAGGGAAAAGGTTATCCATATGCTGAGGCTGATCAGGTTGGATACCATGCTCAGTCTTCTTTTGATTTGACGACGGGTAAATCTATTCCTTCTAAAACTCCAAAACCTCCAAGCTTTAGTAAGGTTTTTGGTCAAACTTTAGTTAAGCTTTGTGAGCAAGACAGCAAGATTGTTGGTATTACTGCGGCTATGGCAGAAGGTACTGCTTTAAATCTTTTACAGAAGGCTATTCCAGATCAATATGTAGATGTTGGTATTGCTGAACAACATGCTGTAACTCTCGCAGGTGGTATGGCTTGCGAAGGCATCAAACCAGTTGTGGCCATTTACAGTACTTTCTTGCAACGAGCTTATGATCAGTTAATCCATGATATTGGTATACAGAATTTACCTGTAACTTTTGTATTAGATAGAGCTGGAATTGTTGGCGCCGACGGCCCAACCCATCAGGGGCAATATGACATTAGCTATTTGAGATGTGTTCCCAATTTTACTGTTATGGCTCCAAAAGATGAGTCTGAATTACAGCAAATGCTAGTAACATGTATTAACCACAATGGTCCGTCAGCCCTAAGAATTCCTAGAGGGTCAGGTGAAGGAGCCGCCTTAATGGAGGAAGGATGGGATTCTCTAGAAATTGGTAAGGCTGAGATAATAGAAGAGGGAGATAATTTATTAATAATTGGCTATGGATCTATGGTTTGCCCTGCGATTAAAACAGCGGCAATACTTAAAGAATCTGGGGTGAATAGCACTGTTATTAACGCTCGCTTTATAAGACCATTAGATGAAGAATCTATTCATAATGCTGCAAAAAGAATTGGTAAAGTAGTAACAATGGAAGAAGGAACATTATTAGGAGGTTTTGGATCAGCAGTCATTGAATCATTTAATGACAATGATATTTTTGTGCCTACATTAAGAATTGGAATACCAGATAAACTAGTAGATCATGCGACTCCTCAGCAAAGCAAAGAATCCCTTGGCTTGACTCCAGAAATGATGGCTGATCAAATTAAAAATAAATTTAATTTTAATTAA
- the scpB gene encoding SMC-Scp complex subunit ScpB: protein MSESIQISLPAKIEAILYLKGRPTSSKEMAELLNKDIVEIEKALWELKAGYAQRDTSLEINENKNFYSLELRQGLGELVQDLLPADLSIATLRTLATVALKKKILQSELVDIRGSGAYDHIKELVNKNFVERRRQKDGRSFWLTLSEKFHQTFSVLPEPDQAEDKKAA, encoded by the coding sequence ATGAGTGAAAGCATACAAATTTCATTACCAGCGAAGATTGAGGCAATCCTTTATCTCAAAGGAAGACCTACATCATCAAAAGAGATGGCTGAATTACTGAATAAAGATATTGTTGAAATAGAAAAAGCACTCTGGGAACTTAAGGCTGGATATGCTCAGCGTGACACTTCTCTAGAAATAAACGAAAACAAAAATTTTTACAGCTTAGAGTTAAGGCAAGGATTAGGTGAATTGGTTCAGGATCTCCTTCCAGCAGATTTATCTATTGCTACACTAAGAACATTGGCAACTGTTGCACTTAAGAAAAAAATACTCCAATCAGAATTGGTTGATATCAGAGGATCTGGTGCATACGATCACATTAAAGAACTTGTAAATAAAAACTTCGTTGAAAGAAGGCGGCAAAAGGATGGACGTTCTTTCTGGTTAACTCTCTCAGAAAAATTTCATCAAACATTTTCCGTATTACCTGAACCAGATCAAGCAGAAGACAAAAAGGCGGCTTAA
- the ftsH gene encoding ATP-dependent zinc metalloprotease FtsH: MDKKWKIIALWVLPITIVILITWQILGSSTNTQVTNSNISNTSRNAPVAKISYGRFLDYVKAGRVTSVDIYEGGRNAIVESVDPEIDNRVQRLRVDLPGLAPELVSSLKEEGISFDIHPPRTAPAGLGILGNLLFPLILIGGLILLSRRSNSMPGGPGQAMQFGKTKARFAMEAETGVKFDDVAGVNEAKQDLEEVVTFLKQPERFTSVGAQIPRGVLLVGPPGTGKTLLAKAIAGEAGVPFFSLSGSEFVEMFVGVGASRVRDLFKRAKENSPCLIFIDEIDAVGRQRGAGIGGGNDEREQTLNQLLTEMDGFEGNSGIIIIAATNRPDVLDSALMRPGRFDRQVTVDAPDITGRLSILKVHSRNKKLEKDLTLESIARRTPGFTGADLANLLNEAAILTARRRKDHIGLSEIDDAVDRIIAGMEGQPLVDGRSKRLIAYHEVGHALIGSLVKDHDPVQKVTVIPRGQAKGLTWFSPDDDQALISRAQLKARIMGALGGRAAEDIIFGREEVTTGAGGDVQQVASMARQMVTRFGMSSLGPVSLEGDSQEVFVGRSLMNTSDISDEISKQIDEQVRKIVKQCYKETLELVAKNRSAMDKLVEILIEKETMDGDEFCKILSEFTMVPEKDRFIPVLQDPK, translated from the coding sequence ATGGATAAGAAATGGAAAATTATAGCTCTATGGGTGCTCCCTATAACAATAGTGATTCTTATTACATGGCAAATTCTTGGCTCATCAACCAACACTCAAGTTACTAATTCAAACATCTCAAATACATCAAGGAATGCACCAGTAGCAAAGATCAGTTATGGAAGATTTCTTGATTATGTAAAAGCAGGAAGAGTAACCTCTGTTGATATCTACGAAGGCGGTAGAAATGCAATCGTCGAATCAGTTGATCCTGAAATTGATAACAGAGTTCAACGGTTAAGAGTTGATCTGCCAGGATTAGCACCCGAACTAGTTTCCTCACTAAAAGAAGAGGGAATTAGTTTTGACATTCATCCACCTAGAACCGCTCCAGCTGGTTTAGGAATTCTGGGCAATCTACTTTTCCCACTAATTCTTATTGGGGGATTGATTCTCCTTTCAAGAAGATCAAATTCAATGCCAGGTGGTCCAGGCCAAGCAATGCAATTTGGTAAAACAAAGGCAAGATTTGCTATGGAAGCTGAAACTGGTGTCAAATTTGATGATGTTGCAGGTGTAAATGAAGCCAAACAAGATTTAGAAGAGGTAGTTACTTTCCTTAAACAACCCGAGAGGTTTACATCTGTTGGAGCTCAAATTCCTAGAGGTGTTTTACTAGTGGGTCCACCCGGAACTGGTAAAACGCTATTAGCTAAAGCAATTGCTGGAGAAGCAGGTGTACCTTTTTTCTCTCTTTCAGGCTCAGAATTTGTTGAAATGTTTGTTGGTGTAGGTGCAAGTCGTGTTAGAGATTTGTTTAAAAGAGCCAAAGAAAATAGTCCCTGCCTAATTTTTATAGATGAAATCGATGCAGTTGGAAGACAGAGAGGTGCTGGTATTGGGGGAGGAAATGATGAAAGAGAACAAACACTCAATCAACTTCTGACTGAAATGGATGGATTTGAAGGGAATAGTGGAATTATCATCATTGCAGCTACTAATAGACCAGATGTACTCGACTCAGCATTGATGAGGCCAGGTAGGTTTGATAGACAAGTAACTGTAGATGCACCTGACATTACTGGACGATTATCTATCCTTAAAGTTCACTCCAGAAATAAAAAATTAGAAAAGGATTTAACATTAGAAAGTATTGCCAGAAGAACCCCTGGTTTTACAGGAGCAGACCTTGCCAATTTACTTAATGAAGCAGCTATTCTTACAGCCAGAAGAAGAAAAGATCATATAGGTCTTTCAGAAATAGATGATGCAGTTGATCGCATCATTGCAGGAATGGAAGGCCAACCATTAGTTGATGGAAGAAGTAAACGACTAATTGCTTATCACGAAGTTGGTCATGCCTTAATTGGTTCGCTAGTAAAAGATCATGACCCAGTCCAAAAAGTTACTGTCATTCCTAGAGGTCAAGCAAAAGGGTTGACTTGGTTCTCTCCAGATGATGATCAGGCTTTAATAAGTAGGGCTCAATTGAAAGCACGAATTATGGGCGCATTAGGTGGAAGAGCTGCAGAAGATATCATTTTTGGAAGAGAAGAAGTAACAACTGGTGCAGGGGGTGATGTGCAGCAGGTAGCATCTATGGCTCGTCAAATGGTTACTAGATTTGGAATGAGCAGCCTTGGTCCAGTTTCATTAGAAGGAGATAGTCAGGAAGTTTTTGTTGGAAGAAGTCTTATGAATACCTCCGACATATCAGATGAAATTTCAAAACAAATTGATGAACAGGTTAGAAAAATAGTTAAGCAATGCTATAAAGAAACACTTGAATTAGTAGCAAAGAATAGATCAGCTATGGATAAATTAGTCGAGATTTTAATCGAAAAGGAAACTATGGATGGAGATGAATTCTGCAAAATATTATCTGAATTCACAATGGTTCCTGAGAAAGATAGATTTATACCTGTCCTACAAGATCCTAAATAA
- the ilvA gene encoding threonine ammonia-lyase, biosynthetic gives MEDYLQKILRARVYDVAEETPLERAKNLSKKFKNDIWFKREDLQPVFSFKLRGAFNRMSQLTKEELNKGVIASSAGNHAQGVALSASFLKCRAVIVMPLTTPVMKVRAVESHKAEVILFGETYDECYEKALEISKKENLTFIHPFDDPEVIAGQGTIGLEILRQSHTPPDAIYIAVGGGGLIAGVSAYVKAIWPNTKIIGVEPEDACAMTLSIKNNKPVELESVGLFADGVAVRKVGEKTFSICKKNVDEMVTVNTDEICAAIKDVFEDTRSILEPAGALSIAGLKKHVVNNQLKNNNLVAIACGANMNFERLRFVAERAELGEEKEAMIAVGIPEKAGSLKLLCETLGSRSLTEFSYRMSEGKTAQIFMGVEVSNIDDRELLISEIKRKGFDCHDLSNDELSKVHLRHMVGGRLPRSINELSKGEFSELLYRFEFPERPGALMRFVNSMRPEWTISIFHYRNHGADTGRIVIGVLVKDSDIQNWNEFVKKIGYKSWEETDNPSYKLFLGAEFN, from the coding sequence ATGGAGGACTATCTCCAGAAAATACTAAGAGCTCGTGTTTATGACGTTGCTGAAGAAACCCCACTAGAAAGGGCAAAAAACTTAAGTAAAAAATTCAAAAATGACATCTGGTTTAAGAGAGAAGACCTTCAACCAGTGTTTTCATTTAAGTTGAGAGGTGCATTTAACCGCATGTCTCAGCTAACCAAGGAAGAGCTTAATAAAGGAGTAATTGCATCAAGCGCTGGAAATCATGCACAGGGAGTTGCTTTAAGTGCATCATTTCTTAAATGCAGGGCAGTGATTGTGATGCCTCTTACAACTCCCGTAATGAAAGTAAGAGCCGTTGAATCACACAAAGCAGAAGTCATTCTTTTCGGAGAAACTTATGATGAATGCTACGAAAAAGCACTAGAAATATCTAAAAAAGAAAATCTAACTTTCATCCATCCATTTGATGATCCTGAAGTCATTGCTGGACAAGGGACAATAGGTCTAGAGATTCTTAGACAGAGTCATACACCACCTGACGCTATTTACATCGCTGTAGGAGGAGGAGGACTTATTGCTGGAGTCAGTGCATACGTAAAAGCAATATGGCCAAATACAAAGATTATTGGTGTTGAACCTGAAGATGCCTGCGCAATGACACTTTCAATAAAAAACAACAAGCCAGTTGAGCTTGAGAGTGTTGGCCTTTTTGCAGACGGTGTTGCAGTAAGAAAGGTTGGTGAAAAGACCTTTTCAATTTGTAAAAAAAATGTTGATGAAATGGTTACAGTAAATACTGACGAAATCTGTGCAGCTATAAAAGATGTTTTCGAAGACACACGCTCAATTCTTGAACCAGCAGGTGCATTATCTATTGCTGGTTTAAAGAAACATGTTGTTAATAATCAGTTAAAAAATAACAACCTAGTAGCAATTGCTTGTGGTGCAAATATGAATTTTGAACGACTAAGATTTGTAGCAGAAAGGGCTGAATTAGGAGAAGAAAAAGAAGCAATGATTGCAGTGGGAATTCCAGAAAAAGCAGGTAGTTTAAAACTTTTATGTGAAACACTTGGATCAAGAAGTTTAACTGAATTTAGTTACAGAATGTCAGAAGGTAAAACTGCTCAGATATTTATGGGTGTAGAAGTTTCGAATATTGATGATAGGGAATTATTAATCTCTGAGATCAAAAGGAAAGGTTTTGATTGTCATGATTTGAGTAATGATGAATTATCAAAAGTTCACCTCAGGCATATGGTTGGGGGAAGGCTCCCAAGGTCGATAAATGAATTATCAAAAGGAGAATTCAGTGAATTACTTTACAGGTTTGAATTTCCTGAAAGGCCAGGGGCCTTAATGAGGTTTGTTAACTCTATGAGACCAGAGTGGACAATAAGTATTTTCCATTATCGAAACCATGGTGCTGATACTGGAAGAATAGTAATAGGAGTGCTCGTAAAGGATTCTGATATTCAGAATTGGAATGAATTTGTAAAAAAAATAGGTTATAAAAGTTGGGAAGAAACCGATAATCCATCATATAAATTATTTTTAGGTGCAGAGTTTAATTAG
- a CDS encoding nucleoside triphosphate pyrophosphohydrolase family protein produces the protein MELNDYQRESRKTALYPDVGSNAIYPTLGLVGEAGEVADKVKKILRDKKGVFDKDSKDQIKFELGDVLWYISQLSSELGYELEDVANANLLKLKSRKSRGKIQGSGDNR, from the coding sequence ATGGAATTAAATGATTATCAAAGAGAATCTCGTAAGACAGCTCTTTATCCTGATGTTGGAAGCAATGCTATTTATCCAACTTTAGGGCTTGTTGGTGAAGCAGGTGAGGTTGCTGATAAAGTAAAGAAAATTCTAAGAGATAAAAAGGGTGTATTTGATAAAGATAGTAAGGATCAAATTAAATTTGAACTAGGTGATGTCCTTTGGTACATATCACAACTTTCTAGCGAACTGGGATATGAATTAGAAGATGTCGCTAATGCAAACTTACTAAAGCTCAAAAGCCGAAAATCTCGAGGAAAAATACAGGGCAGTGGCGATAATCGTTGA
- a CDS encoding YggT family protein — protein sequence MGYEIIPTILLVLLKTLGIYSTILIIRVLLTWFPNLDMSNPILLNLCAITDPYLNFFRGIIPPLGGLDLSPILAFVVIRVIQGILGNAAALAMGGFQIYG from the coding sequence ATGGGTTACGAAATTATTCCAACAATTCTGCTTGTGCTTTTAAAAACACTTGGAATTTACTCAACAATATTAATCATTAGGGTTCTGCTGACCTGGTTCCCAAATCTTGATATGAGTAATCCAATTCTTTTAAATTTATGTGCCATCACTGATCCTTACTTAAATTTTTTCAGAGGAATTATACCTCCATTAGGAGGCTTAGATTTATCCCCCATCTTAGCTTTTGTAGTTATCAGAGTTATTCAAGGAATTCTTGGAAATGCAGCCGCATTAGCGATGGGAGGATTTCAAATATATGGATAA